GACAAGCTTCCGCCGGCCCTCGGGCGACACATCCGCCAGCGCGTCGACCAGCGTATTTCCAAATTCACCCGTTAAGCGGTCCCAACTCTCGCGCGACGCCGCGAACGCACGCCTGACGGCTTCCTTATCGAACGGCTCGGTCTCGATTTGCTTTGCGAGCGCTTCGCGAGCCTGGGCGAAATCGGCGGCGGCCGGTCTATAGCGCGGCGCATCGCGACGCAGGACAGCGCCGAACGCCTCAGCGTCGGGTTTGGAGAGGCTGGCTTCGGCGTCGGCCAAAGCACGCTTCAGGAAGGATCCATCGAGAGCCGCATCGTGCGCATGACGGTGCAGCATGTGTCCGCCGATCACCGCGATCAGGAAAATGTTCAAGACGAGCGACATAGGCAAGGCGATCCGTCTCCAGATCGGCTGCTGATGCCAGTTTTCAGTGAATGCGCGCATGTTCAATCCGCCAATATCTGGATGGGGTCCGGCTGCAGCATGGTCATGAGATTGTCGGATGCGGATGGCGC
The Methyloferula stellata AR4 DNA segment above includes these coding regions:
- a CDS encoding periplasmic heavy metal sensor: MRAFTENWHQQPIWRRIALPMSLVLNIFLIAVIGGHMLHRHAHDAALDGSFLKRALADAEASLSKPDAEAFGAVLRRDAPRYRPAAADFAQAREALAKQIETEPFDKEAVRRAFAASRESWDRLTGEFGNTLVDALADVSPEGRRKLVAERRRSMGGAPVAE